One window of the Micromonas commoda chromosome 9, complete sequence genome contains the following:
- a CDS encoding predicted protein, giving the protein MAASKKKMVALHGKGGTAASFEEYMRPLVEATSDTWEWEFIDGPFESAPGKCWWQLKPGERTFEAKELIGCDESLALLDRHWPFDGVMGFSQGAMLAAIACGRGLGPGSTKMGRPPVAIIAGAAFPTCRGADVNKLKMLEYAAAESEVVVPESVAASPGALNFDPLVKSLHVIGKRDAMNPPEQGMKVAEAFGPGAQLLEHGGGHTVPLDEDAMRRYLEVMGVEVNAP; this is encoded by the coding sequence ATGGCTGCGAGCAAGAAGAAGATGGTCGCCCTTCACGGCAAAGGTGGGACCGCCGCTTCTTTCGAGGAATACATGCGGCCGCTGGTCGAGGCGACGAGCGATACGTGGGAATGGGAGTTTATCGACGGCCCGTTCGAATCCGCGCCGGGCAAGTGCTGGTGGCAGCTCAAGCCCGGCGAGCGCACCTTCGAAGCGAAGGAGCTGATCGGTTGCGACGAATCACTCGCCTTGCTCGACCGGCATTGGCCCTTCGACGGGGTGATGGGCTTCAGCCAGGGTGCtatgctcgcggcgatcgcgtgtGGCCGGGGATTGGGTCCTGGTTCCACCAAGATGGGTCGTCCGCCCGTCGCCATcatcgcgggggcggcgttcCCCACCTGCAGGGGCGCCGACGTTAACAAGTTGAAGATGTTGGAGTACGCGGCAGCCGAAAGCGAGGTTGTGGTTCCCGAGTCCGTGGCGGCGTCCCCCGGGGCGTTGAATTTCGACCCGCTCGTCAAAAGTTTGCACGTCATCGGCAAGAGGGACGCGATGAATCCGCCGGAGCAGGGCATGAAGGTGGCTGAGGCGTTCGGCCCGGGCGCTCAGTTGCTCGAGCACGGCGGAGGTCACACCGTcccgctcgacga